A window of the Oncorhynchus mykiss isolate Arlee chromosome 15, USDA_OmykA_1.1, whole genome shotgun sequence genome harbors these coding sequences:
- the LOC110490841 gene encoding uncharacterized protein LOC110490841 has translation MTICSILYLQIITAADVAAQRKEILRASGIIPEQKELILLMASREGVLPAASITAHREEILLTASVPVNNGNNHPQPPPIIPMVAPLWKWDGGACTPPVDFHSKRRDVRLRYVEHPAMMSITKPEHSEANPQCQTGSRPVDEPETPAVHNNSGGWLSWVFGSGIVNKKEVHLPEDKDRSIVWDPTLHRWVNKTEPKAENKCVQPPPRVGTYGYQEITGSVPKGVNPYSMKASEYCFRIHVVQPRPCQLIIDVPGGLLLTPFPLPAGLWGSRYPTMHYNDGTNSKPQSRGPGLLPRQLSGLLPPSHFDLMAPMVVPPDILPY, from the exons ATGACTATATGCTCTATATTATACCTGCAGATCATCACAGCAGCTGATGTTGCTGCACAGAGGAAGgagatcctccgagcatcaggcATCATCCCTGAACAAAAGGAGTTGATCCTTCTCATGGCCAGC agggagggggTTCTCCCAGCAGCTAGCATCACTGCGCACAGGGAGGAGATCCTCCTCACAGCCAGTGTCCCTGTGAATAATGGAAACAATCATCCACAACCACCTCCCATCATCCCCATGGTGGCACCACTGTGGAAATGGGATGGTGGAGCGTGTACTCCACCTGTGGATTTCCATTCCAAGAGAAGAG ATGTCCGACTTAGATATGTTGAGCATCCTGCTATGATGTCCATCACCAAGCCGGAACACTCCGAGGCCAACCCTCAGTGCCAGACTGGCAGCCGGCCGGTGGACGAGCCCGAGACCCCTGCTGTTCACAATAACAGTGGAGGCTGGCTCAGCTGGGTCTTTGGGAGTGGAATAGTTAATAAGAAGGAGGTTCATCTACCTGAGGACAAAGACAGATCT ATTGTCTGGGATCCAACTCTGCACAGATGGGTTAACAAAACTGAGCCCAAGGCTGAG AACAAGTGTGTACAACCACCTCCACGAGTGGGGACATATGGATATCAGGAGATCACTGGCAGTGTCCCCAAAGGAGTGAATCCTTACTCTATGAAAGCAAGTGAATATTGCTTTAGAATACATGTGGTTCAACCAAGACCGTGTCAGCTGATCATAGATGTCCCTGGTGGTCTCCTGCTAACACCTTTCCCACTACCAGCAGGTCTATGGGGCAGCAGATACCCTACAATGCATTACAATGATGGGACCAACTCAAAGCCTCAAAGCCGTGGGCCTGGACTGCTTCCTAGACAGCTCTCTGGCTTGCTCCCTCCTTCACACTTTGACCTCATGGCACCAATGGTTGTGCCACCTGACATTCTACCCTACTGA